A genomic region of Rhizomicrobium sp. contains the following coding sequences:
- a CDS encoding DUF5690 family protein, which translates to MDSRFQRALSKSNPVIFTTVAGLAGFSAYFAMYAFRKPFTAATYDHVPGWHFALDYKIALIVAQVAGYALSKFIGVKVISEIEPRRRAPAIIGLIGVSWLALVAFALIPAPWNVITLFVNGLPLGMIWGLVFGFMEGRRVSEVLASMMCASFILSSGVVKSVGVWLIQAWHVDQFWMPAATGALFMPLLLISVWVLSQLPPPGARDEAERAKRLPMNGAERAEFLRAYGPGLIAIVFAYILLTAFRDFRDNFAAEIWTALGYGGEAAIFSASELPVAIIALIGMAAVIVVRDNRRALMVIHAMVGGGFALLGLSTLAFQMHLISPLAWMILAGSGLYIAYNPINAVLFDRLVAASGRVANAGFLIYVADSSGYMGSVALLLWRNFGQASLNWLQFFTMGAYVTGICGAVATLVAAIYFYRRSLDQSIGAGGVAAPLPAVSLSR; encoded by the coding sequence GTGGATAGTCGTTTTCAGCGGGCGCTGTCGAAAAGCAATCCCGTCATTTTCACCACCGTCGCCGGCCTGGCGGGGTTCTCCGCCTATTTTGCGATGTATGCCTTCCGCAAGCCGTTCACGGCGGCGACATATGACCATGTGCCCGGCTGGCATTTCGCGCTCGATTACAAGATCGCCCTGATCGTCGCCCAGGTGGCCGGCTACGCCCTCTCCAAATTCATCGGCGTAAAGGTGATTTCGGAGATCGAGCCGCGCCGTCGCGCCCCGGCCATCATCGGGCTGATCGGCGTCTCATGGCTGGCGCTGGTGGCCTTCGCCCTCATCCCCGCCCCGTGGAATGTGATCACCCTCTTCGTCAACGGCCTGCCGCTCGGGATGATCTGGGGGCTGGTGTTCGGCTTCATGGAGGGACGTCGTGTATCCGAGGTCCTGGCCTCGATGATGTGCGCCAGTTTCATTCTGTCGTCCGGCGTGGTGAAGTCCGTGGGCGTCTGGCTGATCCAGGCCTGGCATGTGGATCAGTTCTGGATGCCGGCGGCGACCGGCGCATTGTTCATGCCGCTGCTGCTCATTTCGGTCTGGGTGCTCAGCCAATTGCCGCCGCCGGGCGCCCGCGACGAGGCCGAGCGGGCCAAACGCCTGCCGATGAACGGCGCCGAGCGCGCCGAGTTTCTGAGAGCCTATGGGCCGGGCCTGATCGCCATCGTGTTCGCCTATATCCTTCTCACCGCCTTCCGCGATTTTCGCGACAACTTCGCCGCCGAAATCTGGACCGCCCTGGGATATGGCGGCGAGGCGGCGATATTCTCCGCCAGCGAACTGCCGGTGGCGATCATTGCCCTGATCGGGATGGCGGCGGTGATCGTGGTCCGCGACAACCGGCGGGCCCTGATGGTCATCCATGCGATGGTGGGGGGCGGGTTTGCGCTGCTGGGTCTCTCCACCCTGGCGTTCCAAATGCATTTGATCTCGCCTCTGGCGTGGATGATCCTGGCCGGATCGGGCCTCTACATCGCCTACAATCCGATCAACGCCGTGCTGTTCGACCGGCTGGTGGCGGCCAGCGGACGGGTCGCGAATGCCGGCTTCCTGATTTATGTGGCGGACTCGTCCGGTTACATGGGCAGCGTGGCGCTCTTGCTGTGGCGCAATTTCGGCCAGGCCTCGCTGAACTGGCTGCAATTCTTCACGATGGGCGCCTATGTCACCGGGATCTGCGGTGCCGTCGCGACCCTTGTGGCGGCCATCTACTTCTACCGCCGCTCCCTGGACCAGAGCATCGGCGCGGGCGGCGTGGCCGCACCCCTGCCCGCCGTGTCGCTCTCCCGGTAG
- a CDS encoding TauD/TfdA family dioxygenase, which produces MPDHTLSSAPRLLDGGSALEIILKGEPRRFHAIWLRDNAQDAATRSPTNGQRLVTLLDIPRETHIAEAAWAEGRLRLRFAPEDKVAAFEPDWLLAQAYDKPAPNAAGWTGPHIAGWDASLADGMPLEDYGNVRADAAARLRWLKAIRRYGFARLTGAPTTPGVPFDIVRLFGYVRETNYGRLFDVRVEVSPNNLAYTNLGLQAHTDNPYRDPAPGLQILACLENTVEGGDSIVVDGFAVAERLKAQSPRGFDLLTRYCARFEYSGAKGVRLRSKRPIIELGPDGELIAVRFNNRSAAPFTDIPYDDMADYYVAYRRMAELIEDPALAVRFKLAPGDLFIVDNLRVLHARSAITSSGERWLQGCYADSDGLLSTIAALEEEGASP; this is translated from the coding sequence TTGCCGGACCACACCCTCTCCTCAGCCCCCCGCCTGCTGGACGGCGGCTCCGCCCTGGAGATTATCCTGAAGGGAGAGCCGCGGCGCTTCCACGCCATCTGGCTCCGCGACAACGCCCAGGATGCCGCGACCCGCAGCCCGACCAATGGACAACGCCTGGTGACGCTTCTGGACATTCCACGCGAGACGCACATCGCGGAGGCGGCCTGGGCCGAGGGCCGGCTGCGCCTGAGGTTCGCCCCGGAAGACAAGGTGGCGGCGTTCGAGCCGGACTGGCTGCTCGCCCAGGCTTACGACAAGCCCGCGCCGAACGCCGCCGGCTGGACCGGCCCTCACATCGCCGGCTGGGACGCCAGCCTGGCTGATGGCATGCCGCTGGAAGACTACGGCAATGTCCGCGCCGACGCGGCCGCGAGGCTGCGTTGGCTGAAAGCTATCCGGCGCTATGGCTTCGCGCGTTTGACCGGCGCGCCGACGACGCCCGGCGTCCCGTTCGATATCGTCAGACTGTTCGGCTATGTGCGGGAGACCAATTACGGCCGTCTGTTCGACGTTCGGGTCGAGGTCAGTCCCAACAATCTCGCCTACACCAATCTCGGTCTTCAGGCCCACACCGACAATCCCTATCGTGATCCGGCGCCCGGTCTGCAAATCCTGGCCTGTCTTGAAAACACCGTCGAGGGTGGCGACTCCATCGTCGTCGACGGCTTCGCGGTGGCGGAGCGGCTGAAGGCGCAGTCGCCGCGCGGCTTCGACCTGCTCACCAGATATTGCGCCCGCTTCGAATATTCGGGCGCGAAGGGCGTCCGGCTGCGATCCAAACGACCGATCATCGAACTCGGGCCGGACGGCGAACTGATCGCCGTTCGCTTCAACAACCGTTCCGCGGCACCCTTCACCGACATCCCTTATGACGACATGGCGGATTACTACGTCGCTTACCGGCGCATGGCGGAACTGATCGAAGACCCGGCCTTGGCGGTGCGCTTCAAATTGGCGCCGGGCGATCTCTTCATCGTCGACAATTTGCGCGTACTGCATGCGCGCAGCGCCATCACCAGCAGCGGCGAGCGCTGGCTGCAAGGATGCTATGCGGACAGCGATGGCCTGCTGTCGACCATCGCCGCGCTGGAGGAGGAGGGAGCCAGCCCATGA
- a CDS encoding HD domain-containing protein, translating to MTSPDSTDIIDRIADIFERRGAEAYLGERVTMAEHMLQTATLAQAEGASDALIAAALLHDIGHFTGEFGAYSHDDTMDRLHEAAGAKVLDGYFPTAVTEVVRLHVAAKRYLCATDQTYYDKLSEPSKHSLSLQGGPMSAAEVAAFRRLEHHEDAVRLRRWDDGGKMTGRRTMTFEEFRPLLQRVVRAG from the coding sequence ATGACCAGCCCGGACAGCACGGACATCATCGACCGGATCGCCGATATTTTCGAGCGGCGCGGCGCGGAAGCCTATCTCGGCGAAAGGGTCACCATGGCCGAACACATGCTGCAGACCGCCACCCTGGCGCAAGCCGAAGGCGCGTCCGACGCTCTGATCGCCGCCGCGCTTCTGCACGACATCGGGCACTTCACCGGCGAATTCGGCGCGTACTCCCACGACGACACCATGGACAGGCTCCACGAAGCGGCGGGCGCGAAGGTTTTGGACGGCTATTTCCCGACCGCCGTCACCGAGGTCGTCCGTCTGCATGTCGCCGCCAAGCGCTATCTCTGCGCCACGGACCAAACCTATTACGACAAGCTCTCCGAGCCGTCGAAGCACAGCCTGTCGCTCCAGGGCGGGCCCATGAGCGCCGCCGAGGTCGCTGCGTTCCGCCGTCTGGAACACCACGAAGACGCGGTGCGCCTGAGGCGTTGGGACGATGGCGGCAAGATGACCGGCCGGCGAACCATGACGTTCGAAGAGTTTCGGCCGCTGCTGCAACGCGTCGTCCGTGCAGGCTAG
- a CDS encoding SDR family NAD(P)-dependent oxidoreductase: MSKADLRNPSARKAYIITGPTSGAGRETALRMAGHGTLVLVGRSSGKLDDVKTQIERWGGHAVPVLCDMSDLASVRRAAAQIIALDLRIVGLLNNAGVQSPRVAKNAAGWDMTFATNHLGPFALTEALVPHLKDGANVLFVGSATEDPERGPAKRAGFRGGRYISAEASARGEWQPGGAKPAGFDAYATSKQCNIATAMVLARENPRLHVNAIEPGIMFNTGLHGNANIFFFLAYYIAPLLAPFMKVLSTPKRAARVFINILIDTSGQTGVYYDESGHPMQGSELLRDPKFQDRVVAETRALLSTVPS; encoded by the coding sequence ATGTCGAAAGCGGACTTGAGAAATCCCTCAGCTCGCAAGGCATACATCATCACCGGGCCGACCTCGGGCGCCGGGCGCGAGACCGCTCTTAGAATGGCCGGGCACGGCACGCTTGTGCTGGTGGGCCGCAGTAGCGGCAAGCTCGATGACGTGAAGACGCAGATCGAGCGATGGGGCGGGCACGCGGTGCCGGTTTTGTGCGATATGTCAGATCTGGCGAGCGTACGCCGCGCCGCCGCGCAAATCATCGCGCTCGATCTGCGGATCGTCGGGCTGCTCAACAACGCGGGCGTCCAAAGCCCGCGGGTCGCGAAGAACGCAGCCGGTTGGGACATGACGTTCGCGACGAACCACCTCGGGCCGTTCGCGCTGACAGAGGCGCTCGTGCCGCACCTGAAAGATGGTGCGAATGTCCTTTTCGTCGGCTCGGCCACCGAAGATCCCGAGCGCGGACCCGCCAAGCGGGCCGGTTTTCGCGGCGGCCGCTACATCTCCGCCGAGGCGAGCGCGCGCGGCGAATGGCAACCCGGCGGCGCCAAGCCTGCGGGCTTCGACGCCTATGCCACGTCCAAGCAGTGCAACATCGCCACGGCCATGGTGCTCGCGCGCGAAAATCCGCGGCTGCATGTCAACGCCATCGAGCCGGGCATCATGTTCAACACCGGCCTTCACGGCAACGCGAACATCTTCTTCTTCCTAGCGTATTATATCGCCCCGCTGCTGGCGCCGTTCATGAAGGTTTTAAGCACGCCAAAGCGAGCCGCGCGCGTGTTCATCAATATCCTGATCGATACATCCGGCCAAACCGGCGTCTACTACGACGAAAGCGGCCATCCCATGCAAGGCTCCGAGCTTTTGCGCGATCCAAAATTCCAGGACCGCGTCGTCGCCGAGACACGCGCATTGCTGTCGACGGTCCCAAGCTAA
- the guaA gene encoding glutamine-hydrolyzing GMP synthase codes for MSAPVLVIDFGSQVTQLIARRVREAGVYCEIVPYNKAEEAIAAAPPQAIILSGGPASVMEEGAPRAPQAVFDAGVPVLGICYGEMAMAQQLGGKVEGGHHREFGRADIFIETDSPLLAGLGGAGHREPVWMNHGDKITAIPPGFSVVATSENSPFAVIADETRRLYGIQFHPEVVHTPRGAQIYSNFVLGIAGIKPEWNMRAFREHEIAKIRKQVGKSRVICGLSGGVDSSVAAVLIHEAIGDQLTCIFVDTGLMRAGESEEVVSLFRGHYNIPLVHAEAQDLFLGRLAGVSDPEQKRKIIGATFIDVFDAEAHKVGGADFLAQGTLYPDVIESVSATGGPSVTIKSHHNVGGLPARMKMKLVEPLRELFKDEVRALGRELGLPESFVGRHPFPGPGLAIRLPGEITKEKLEILRKADTVYLDEIRKAGLYDKIWQAFAVLLPVKTVGVMGDGRTYDYVCALRAVMSSDGMTADYYPFEHSFLARVSTRIVNEVRGINRVVYDITSKPPGTIEWE; via the coding sequence ATGAGTGCTCCCGTTCTGGTCATCGATTTCGGCTCCCAGGTGACGCAGCTCATCGCGCGGCGCGTGCGCGAGGCCGGCGTCTATTGCGAGATTGTCCCCTACAACAAGGCCGAGGAGGCGATCGCCGCCGCGCCGCCCCAGGCGATCATCCTTTCCGGCGGCCCGGCCTCGGTGATGGAGGAGGGCGCGCCGCGCGCGCCCCAGGCCGTGTTCGACGCGGGCGTGCCGGTGCTCGGCATCTGTTATGGCGAGATGGCGATGGCGCAGCAGCTCGGCGGCAAGGTCGAGGGCGGCCATCACCGCGAATTCGGCCGCGCCGACATCTTCATCGAGACGGACTCGCCGCTGCTCGCCGGCCTTGGCGGCGCCGGCCACCGCGAGCCCGTGTGGATGAACCATGGCGACAAGATCACCGCGATCCCGCCGGGCTTTTCGGTCGTCGCGACGAGCGAGAACTCGCCCTTCGCCGTGATCGCCGACGAGACGCGCAGGCTCTACGGCATCCAGTTCCATCCCGAGGTCGTGCACACGCCGCGCGGCGCGCAGATCTACAGCAACTTCGTGCTCGGCATCGCCGGCATCAAGCCGGAATGGAACATGCGCGCCTTCCGCGAGCATGAGATCGCGAAGATCCGCAAACAGGTCGGCAAGAGCCGCGTGATCTGCGGTCTTTCCGGTGGCGTCGATTCCTCCGTCGCCGCCGTGCTGATCCACGAGGCGATCGGCGACCAGCTCACCTGCATCTTCGTCGACACCGGCCTGATGCGCGCCGGCGAGAGCGAAGAGGTCGTCTCGCTGTTCCGCGGCCATTACAATATTCCGCTGGTTCACGCCGAGGCGCAGGACTTGTTCCTCGGCCGCCTCGCCGGCGTCAGCGACCCGGAACAGAAGCGCAAGATCATCGGCGCCACCTTCATCGACGTGTTCGACGCCGAGGCGCACAAGGTCGGCGGCGCGGATTTCCTGGCGCAGGGCACGCTCTATCCCGACGTGATCGAGAGCGTCTCGGCGACCGGCGGACCCTCGGTGACGATCAAGTCGCACCACAATGTCGGCGGTCTGCCCGCGCGCATGAAGATGAAGCTGGTCGAGCCCTTGCGCGAGCTCTTCAAGGACGAGGTCCGCGCGCTCGGCCGCGAGCTCGGCCTGCCGGAAAGCTTCGTCGGCCGCCATCCGTTCCCCGGTCCCGGCCTCGCGATCCGCCTGCCGGGCGAGATCACGAAGGAGAAGCTCGAGATTCTGCGCAAGGCCGACACGGTCTATCTCGACGAGATACGCAAGGCCGGTCTCTACGACAAGATATGGCAGGCATTCGCGGTGCTGTTGCCGGTCAAGACGGTCGGCGTGATGGGTGACGGCCGCACCTACGATTACGTCTGCGCCTTGCGCGCGGTGATGAGTTCGGACGGCATGACGGCGGATTACTACCCGTTCGAACATTCCTTCCTGGCACGGGTGAGCACCCGCATCGTGAACGAAGTCCGCGGCATCAACCGCGTGGTCTACGACATCACGAGCAAACCGCCGGGCACGATCGAGTGGGAGTAG
- a CDS encoding RsmB/NOP family class I SAM-dependent RNA methyltransferase produces the protein MKAAARLQAAIDILTALEKTDQPADRLIRDYFRARRYAGSKDRAAVAERVFSILRHRFSLAWTMQDETPRALALASVVQQGDDPDLLFTGEAYAPASLTDDERKRLKAPRGEPPLYAEGEFPQFLEPELTRAFGDRVLREMAGLQTRAPIDLRVNTLRRERGEVLSALVAQGFAAAPTPFAPHGIRIASGEASSSLGRGAMFESGAFEFQDEAAQIAALLVGARPGLRILDLAAGAGGKTLALAAAMKNQGEIVACDVRQPALQELAARATRAGAKNIRTHLLDDRAPLEGRFDAVLLDAPCSGSGTWRRQPELRWKLTPKVLAQRIALQDELLGRAAALVKPGGQLIYATCSILPSENQDRIAAFRVRHPAFAPVSAAAIWTRETAGEPPPGLAEDFRATPYTTGTDGFYAAILIHNAAPKGALDKGEG, from the coding sequence ATGAAGGCCGCGGCGCGGCTCCAGGCTGCCATCGACATCCTCACTGCGCTTGAAAAGACCGATCAGCCGGCGGATCGCCTGATCCGCGACTATTTCCGCGCCCGACGTTATGCCGGATCGAAGGACCGCGCGGCGGTCGCGGAGCGGGTGTTTTCCATCCTGCGCCATCGCTTCTCGCTTGCCTGGACGATGCAGGATGAGACGCCGCGCGCGCTCGCGCTGGCGTCCGTCGTGCAGCAGGGCGACGACCCCGACCTGCTGTTCACCGGCGAGGCCTATGCCCCGGCATCCCTGACGGACGACGAACGCAAGCGGCTGAAGGCGCCGCGCGGCGAGCCGCCGCTCTATGCTGAAGGCGAGTTTCCGCAATTCCTCGAACCCGAATTGACCCGCGCCTTCGGCGACCGGGTTCTGCGCGAGATGGCGGGCCTGCAGACGCGCGCACCGATCGACCTGCGCGTGAACACGCTGCGGCGGGAGCGCGGCGAGGTGCTGAGCGCGCTTGTCGCGCAGGGCTTCGCCGCGGCGCCCACGCCCTTCGCGCCGCATGGCATCCGCATCGCATCGGGCGAAGCGTCGTCGAGCCTCGGCCGCGGCGCGATGTTCGAGAGCGGGGCGTTCGAATTCCAGGACGAGGCGGCGCAGATCGCGGCGCTGCTGGTCGGCGCGCGGCCGGGCCTGCGCATCCTCGATCTGGCGGCCGGCGCCGGCGGCAAGACGCTGGCGCTCGCCGCCGCGATGAAGAACCAGGGCGAGATCGTCGCGTGCGACGTCCGACAGCCGGCGCTGCAGGAGCTTGCCGCCCGCGCGACGCGTGCCGGCGCCAAGAACATCCGCACCCATCTGCTGGACGATCGCGCGCCGCTGGAGGGCAGGTTCGACGCCGTCCTGCTCGATGCGCCCTGCAGCGGATCGGGCACCTGGCGCCGCCAGCCCGAACTGCGCTGGAAGCTGACGCCGAAAGTGCTGGCGCAAAGAATCGCGCTTCAGGATGAATTGCTGGGCCGCGCCGCCGCCCTGGTGAAGCCGGGCGGCCAGCTGATCTACGCGACCTGCTCGATCCTGCCGTCCGAGAATCAGGACCGCATCGCCGCCTTCCGCGTGCGGCACCCCGCCTTCGCGCCGGTTTCGGCGGCGGCGATCTGGACGCGCGAGACGGCCGGCGAACCGCCGCCCGGCCTGGCGGAGGACTTCCGGGCTACCCCCTACACCACGGGCACCGACGGCTTCTACGCCGCCATTCTTATCCACAACGCTGCGCCCAAAGGCGCGCTGGACAAGGGAGAGGGCTGA
- a CDS encoding sterol desaturase family protein: protein MAPRAAIAVAFAPVLARIGGLLSNILLAPGSTFSLMSLAAALAVALAFLRLRRGRRKFPALRILARALFPRRWRGASMRADLGFFLLNSFATAGLVGWGLISYAAVSRAAQASFDTAFGTAIPFHVPALLRDGAMTVALFLAYEFGYWLDHYLKHRVPLLWEFHRVHHTAETLSPLTTFRMHPVDSLIFADILALAIGLTDGAARHLLGAGAQQWGWSGTNAILLVFVFAIVHLQHSHIDMRFSGWLGRLVLSPGHHQIHHSTRPEHFNGNLGSCLAIWDWMFGTLVLPGTRGTPLRFGADVQGDRYAPHTLAGGLALPFMRALKLLAPRRLAPVPSTAHPDSSAPRA from the coding sequence ATGGCTCCCCGTGCCGCCATCGCCGTTGCGTTCGCGCCCGTCCTCGCGCGCATCGGCGGCTTGTTGTCCAACATCCTTTTGGCGCCCGGCTCGACATTCTCGCTAATGTCCCTGGCCGCCGCGCTGGCGGTCGCGCTGGCCTTCCTGCGGCTGCGGCGCGGCCGGCGGAAGTTTCCGGCGTTGCGCATTCTGGCGCGCGCGCTGTTTCCGCGCCGCTGGCGCGGCGCCTCGATGCGCGCCGATCTGGGGTTCTTCCTGCTCAACAGCTTCGCCACGGCCGGCCTGGTCGGCTGGGGTCTTATTTCCTATGCCGCGGTCAGCCGCGCCGCGCAGGCGTCGTTCGACACCGCGTTCGGTACCGCGATCCCATTCCATGTACCGGCGCTGCTGCGCGACGGCGCGATGACCGTCGCGCTGTTTCTCGCCTACGAGTTCGGCTATTGGCTCGACCATTATCTCAAGCACCGCGTCCCGCTTCTGTGGGAATTCCACCGCGTGCATCACACGGCCGAGACGCTCTCGCCACTCACCACTTTCCGCATGCACCCCGTCGACAGCCTGATTTTCGCCGACATCCTGGCGCTGGCGATCGGCTTGACCGACGGAGCCGCGCGCCACCTTCTCGGCGCCGGCGCGCAGCAATGGGGATGGTCGGGCACCAACGCGATCCTCCTCGTCTTCGTGTTCGCGATTGTCCATCTGCAGCATTCGCATATCGACATGCGGTTTTCGGGATGGCTGGGCCGGCTGGTGCTGTCGCCCGGCCATCATCAAATCCATCATTCGACGCGGCCCGAGCATTTCAACGGCAATCTCGGAAGCTGCCTGGCGATCTGGGACTGGATGTTCGGCACGCTGGTGCTGCCCGGCACCCGCGGAACGCCGCTGCGGTTCGGCGCCGACGTCCAGGGCGACCGCTACGCGCCGCATACGCTTGCCGGCGGTTTGGCCCTGCCCTTCATGCGCGCCCTGAAGCTTCTGGCGCCCCGGCGCCTCGCGCCCGTGCCATCTACTGCCCACCCGGATAGTTCGGCGCCTCGCGCGTGA